From a region of the Cervus canadensis isolate Bull #8, Minnesota chromosome 33, ASM1932006v1, whole genome shotgun sequence genome:
- the TCF21 gene encoding transcription factor 21, with the protein MSTGSLSDVEDLQEVEMLDCDGLKMDSNKEFVTSNESTEESSNCEAGSPQKGRGGLGKRRKAPTKKSPLSGVSQEGKQVQRNAANARERARMRVLSKAFSRLKTTLPWVPPDTKLSKLDTLRLASSYIAHLRQILANDKYENGYIHPVNLTWPFMVAGKPESDLKEVVTASRLCGTTAS; encoded by the exons ATGTCCACCGGCTCCCTGAGCGATGTGGAGGATCTTCAAGAGGTGGAGATGCTGGACTGCGACGGGCTGAAAATGGACTCGAACAAGGAGTTTGTGACTTCCAACGAGAGCACCGAGGAGAGCTCCAACTGCGAGGCCGGGTCTCCCCAGAAGGGCCGCGGCGGCCTGGGCAAGAGGAGGAAGGCGCCCACCAAGAAGAGCCCCTTGAGCGGGGTCAGCCAGGAGGGGAAACAGGTTCAACGCAACGCGGCCAACGCGCGCGAGCGAGCCCGGATGCGGGTGCTGAGCAAGGCCTTCTCCAGGCTCAAGACCACCCTGCCCTGGGTGCCCCCGGACACCAAACTCTCCAAGCTGGACACGCTCAGGCTGGCGTCCAGCTACATCGCCCACTTGAGGCAGATCCTGGCCAACGACAAGTACGAGAACGGTTATATTCACCCGGTCAACCTG ACGTGGCCCTTTATGGTGGCCGGGAAACCCGAGAGTGACCTGAAAGAAGTGGTGACCGCCAGCCGCTTATGTGGAACCACGGCGTCCTGA